The genomic interval TTGCCGGTACTTATACCCCCATCTGTTTACTTGTGCTTGAAGACAGCTGGCGATGGGGCTTATTTATTACCATCTGGGGATTAGCCCTCATTGGCATCATTAAAAAGTTTTTATGGATGAATGCCCCCCGCTGGCTTTCCACTGCTTTCTACCTGGGAATGGGCTGGCTAGCCGTTTTAATTTTCCCCACAATGATAGATAAACTTCCAATAGCTTTTATCATCTGGATTGGGATTGGCGGCATTGCCTATTCTGTTGGCGCCGTTATTTATGGTGTAAAAAAGCCAAATCCCATTCCCAATTGGTTTGGCTTTCACGAAATTTGGCATCTTTTTGTACTGGCAGGTACTTTCTCTCACTTTTGGGCCATTTATCAATACCTTCCTGATTACATCGGCTAAGTAAAAACCTGCTTGTCATGTTGATGTTCTTTCAGCATCTTAGAAAATACTTTAGTTTTCTAAGCACCATTAGCGTAAAATGATGCGTAAATTTGTAGCTCTTACTTTACTCTTTTGTGGTTTTTCATTAGCTGTATGTGCTCAGTTTTATCCCACACAGTATCGACCGCCTAACCAACATTGGCAATATCTTAAAACCCCGCATTTAAAATTATTGTACGCCCGCGGCAATGATTCTACCGCCCTTCGGATGGGACAAATACTCGAATCCCAATATGCTAAAACTCAGCTACTGGTTGGGGGTAACCTTTCTGACTTTCCCATAATTTTAAATAACTATAACGATCGCTCCAACGGATTTGTCAGTCCCCTGCATTTTCGATCAGAAATTGAGCTGCCGCCTATAAAAGGCAAATCATTGAATCCACAGACGGGAAACTGGCTGACCAACGTAGGTCCCCATGAACTAACCCACGCTTTGCAATTTAGCAACCTCGGTGGATTTAACA from Fodinibius salinus carries:
- the trhA gene encoding PAQR family membrane homeostasis protein TrhA; this encodes MEKLKKYLREPINSITHGVGAIAAICWTLFLLYEAINQQLSSHIISFLIFGISMVLLYTVSSLYHALHIKEKTLELFRKLDHCMIYVLIAGTYTPICLLVLEDSWRWGLFITIWGLALIGIIKKFLWMNAPRWLSTAFYLGMGWLAVLIFPTMIDKLPIAFIIWIGIGGIAYSVGAVIYGVKKPNPIPNWFGFHEIWHLFVLAGTFSHFWAIYQYLPDYIG